A segment of the Streptomyces sp. ITFR-21 genome:
GCTCCTCGATCGGGTAGCCGGTGGCCGCCAGGTACCGCAGGACGGTGCGGGCGATGACGCCGGCGCCGACCACCGCCAGCCGTCCGTCGGGGGGGAGGTGCCGGGCGAAGGCCCGCGCGGCGACCGCGGCGGAGGCCGCCGTGCGGGCCGCGCTGATGCCGGCCGCCTCCAGCAGCGCCACCGGGTAGCCGGTGGCGCCGTCGTTGAGGACCAGCACGGCCGAGGCGCGCGGTATCCCCGCCGTCACGTTGCCCGGGAAGCTGGAGATCCACTTGATGCCCACGGTCCGCTCGTCCGCCAGGTCGATGGCGGCCGGCAGCGCGATGATCCGGGCGTCGGGCCGGTCGGGGAAGCGCAGGAAGTAGCTGTCGGGGTTGACGGTGCGCCCGGCGTCGTGCCGCAGGTACGCGTCCTCGACCAGCGCCACGACCGCGTCGACCGACGTGTCGAGGATGTCCTTGGCGACCTTCCCCGACACCACGTCAAACGAGAACATGCAGTTCCTCCTCCAGAGGGTCGTTTCCGGCGGGGCGCGCCCGGTCCAGACCGTGGTCGGCCACCCAGCCGTCGTCGTAGACGGAGTCGAGATAGCGCTCACCCATGTCCGGGGCGATGGCCACGACGGTGGCGTCCTGCGGGATGGCCTCGGCCAGCCGGCGGACGGCCGCCAGCACGGTGCCGGTCGAGCCACCGGCGAGCAGCCCGGTGTGCCGGGCCAGCCAGCGGCATTCGCGTACCGTCTCCCACTCCGGCACCAGGACGACGTCGTCGGGCACCTGCTGGTCCAGCAGCGGCGGCCGTTTGCTGGTGCCGAGCCCCGGGATGTGCCGGGCGGCGGCGATCGGCGCGAAGTTCACCGAGCCCTCGGCGTCCACCCCGACGATGCGTGTCCGCGGGCTGCGGCGCCGGAAGTAGTCGACGCTGCCCATCAGGGTGCCGCCGGTGCCCACCCCGAGGAACAGGTAGTCGACCCGGCCGAACGCCTTGAGCACCGCGGGTCCGGTCGTCTGCTCGTGCGCGGCCGGATTGCTCGGGTTCTCGTACTGGTTGAGCCAGTGCAGGTCCGGTTCGGTGGACAGCCGCCGCTCGATGTACGCGACCCGGGTGCCGAGAAAGCCGCCGTTGGCGTCCCTCCGGGTGACCGTCACCACCTCGGCGCCGAGCGCCCGCATGATGGCCAGCGCCGCCGGGTTGGAGTTCGGGTCCGTGACACAGGTGAGCCGGTAGCCCTTCGCCGCGCAGATCGTGGCGAGCGCGATACCGAGGTTCCCCGACGTCGACTCGATCAGCCGCAGCCCGGACAGGTCCCTGCGGGTGTACTCCGCCGCCTGGATCAGGCTGCGCGCGGTTTTCATCTTGATCGAGCCGCCCGGGTTCAGACCCTCGACCTTGAGATAGAAGTCCTGCAAGGCGCCGACGCCGGAAACCCGGAGGAACACGTCGTCCTGAATCAGATCGTAAACATGATCGGCGATCAACGTCGTCTCCATGGTGGTGGAAGGTGTGCCCTGGACGGTGTGGTGGCCGCGGCTCCCGGCCCGGCCGCCCGGCGGGTTCCGGCAGCGGCGCCTCAGCCGGTGGGACCGCCGCGGCGGTCCCGGCCGTAGGTCTCCTGTAAGGAGGACACCTCGAAATCCGCCCGGTTCCTGGCGCGGATCGCCCGGATGCCGGCGATCAGGGCGGACGGTGTGGTCACATAGGCGGCCCGGTGCTGTGCCGCCGCGGTGCGGACGGCCCGCTGCCAGGGCCGGCCGCCGCCCTCGGACAGCACCACCAGGAAGGCGAAGTCGCCGTCACGGACGCGCTCGGCGACATCCGCGGCCGAGCAGGCGAGCACGGTGGCGGCGGTGAAGCCGGCGCCGGCCAGCAGCGCGGCCGTCTCCTCGTCGGCGACCAGCTCGAAGCCGAAGCCGTTCAGGGTGCGCACGGCCGGCACCAGCTGCCGGACGTAGCGCGCCGCGGACGACACCAGCACCCGCCCCGACAGCGGCACGTCGAGGCCGGCCGCCGCCTGCGCCTTGGCGAACGCCACGTCGAAGCTGGCGCCGATCCCCATCACCTCACCGGTCGAGCGCATCTCCGGGCCCAGCAGGCTGTCCACTCCGTCGCCGGCCGGGGTGCGGAAGCGGTGGAAGGGCAGGACCGCCTCCTTGACCGCGACGGGCGCGCCCGGCCGGGGGGAGGCCCCGTCGCCGACGGCCAACAGGACGCCCTCCGCCCGCAGCTCGGCGATGCCCGCGCCGAGGATGATCCGGGCCCCGGCCCTGGCCAGCGCGACGTCGGTGGCCTTGGACACGTACGGTACGGTCCTGCTGGCCCGCGGGTTGGCCTCCAGCACGTAAAAGGTGCCGTCCTTGAGGGCGAACTGCACGTTCAGCATGCCGCGCACCCCCAGACCGTGGGCTATCGCCTCGGTCTGCCGGCGCAGTTCGGCGATGTCCTGCCGGTCCAGGGTGATCGGCGGCAGTACGCAGGAGGAGTCGCCCGAGTGCACCCCGGCCTCCTCGGTGTGCTCCATGACGCCGCCGAGGTAGACCTCCCGCCCGTC
Coding sequences within it:
- the sbnA gene encoding 2,3-diaminopropionate biosynthesis protein SbnA; this translates as METTLIADHVYDLIQDDVFLRVSGVGALQDFYLKVEGLNPGGSIKMKTARSLIQAAEYTRRDLSGLRLIESTSGNLGIALATICAAKGYRLTCVTDPNSNPAALAIMRALGAEVVTVTRRDANGGFLGTRVAYIERRLSTEPDLHWLNQYENPSNPAAHEQTTGPAVLKAFGRVDYLFLGVGTGGTLMGSVDYFRRRSPRTRIVGVDAEGSVNFAPIAAARHIPGLGTSKRPPLLDQQVPDDVVLVPEWETVRECRWLARHTGLLAGGSTGTVLAAVRRLAEAIPQDATVVAIAPDMGERYLDSVYDDGWVADHGLDRARPAGNDPLEEELHVLV